A stretch of the Uranotaenia lowii strain MFRU-FL chromosome 3, ASM2978415v1, whole genome shotgun sequence genome encodes the following:
- the LOC129750518 gene encoding uncharacterized protein LOC129750518 → MNILEIQKQCPKQYQIQIVLSELNGSFKIEPTIKYASSSSFLEMCSVVTGFGSLAVLFLLFLRVYTDLNVEAFIRRLLKIIVKWFLFEKDNTKYVITLERELLHQWEYLFLKAKLYDSIVIRHSIKSSAGSNRINSRIRNINSQLTRKKIKKMIQVLSKYELTETLSDAATRLGKNLSNDQFSSSTIGSVSSELVFTMGYESPKKSFNNCLQLETPTWEINESSC, encoded by the exons atgaatattttggaaatccaAAAACAGTGTCCGAAGCAGTATCAAATCCAAATTGTGCTAAGTGAATTAAACGGTAGTTTCAAAATTGAACCCACCATTAAATATGCAAGCAGTTCATCGTTTTTGGAAATGTGTTCCGTAGTGACCGGTTTCGGGAGCTTGGCAGTGCTTTTCTTGCTGTTCCTTCGAGT CTACACTGATTTAAACGTGGAAGCATTTATTAGAAGACTTCTGAAGATTATCGTGAAATGGTTTCTTTTTGAGAAAGACAACACGAAATATGTTATCACGCTAGAAAGAGAACTTTTGCATCAATGGGAGTATTTATTTCTTAAAGCCAAACTATACGACTCTATTGTGATTAGGCATTCAATCAAATCCAGTGCAGGATCTAACCGGATAAACTCTCGTATTCGTAATATAAACTCCCAATTGACtcgaaagaaaatcaaaaagatgATCCAAGTCCTATCCAAATATGAACTCACTGAAACTCTGAGCGATGCCGCAACTCGTTTGGGGAAAAACTTGAGCAACGATCAGTTCAGTTCATCGACCATAGGCAGTGTTTCCTCGGAACTGGTATTCACAATGGGCTATGAAAGCCCGAAGAAATCTTTTAACAATTGTCTGCAACTTGAAACACCTACGTGGGAAATAAACGAATCTTCTTGTTGA
- the LOC129751668 gene encoding S-methyl-5'-thioadenosine phosphorylase, with the protein MNQPIKIGIIGGSGLDDSQIIESRSEKVVNTNFGNPSDVLIEGKIAGVDCVLLARHGRNHSIMPTNVNYRANIWALKTLGCTHVIVSTATGSLQEHIRPGDIIIPDGFIDRTTKRAQTFYDGNEMLLGVCHIPMEPAFCKRTRQVLIETAKELDIGVHENGTVVTIEGPRFSSKAESKTFRQWGADLVNMTLVPEVVLAKEAGLCYAAIAMATDYDCWRECGENVNVADVLATFKKNVTKVTELITAVIPKIAAIDWSDTIDELKNTVNGSIMLPHSN; encoded by the exons ATGAATCAACCAATCAAG ATTGGAATCATCGGTGGATCTGGATTAGATGACAGCCAGATTATAGAGTCACGTTCTGAAAAAGTGGTCAATACTAACTTTGGGAACCCCTCTGATGTCCTCATCGAGGGGAAAATTGCAGGCGTGGATTGTGTTCTTCTGGCACGTCATGGGCGCAATCATTCAATCATGCCTACAAATGTGAATTATCGTGCGAATATTTGGGCTCTGAAAACGCTCGGCTGTACACATGTCATTGTGTCTACCGCTACCGGTTCTCTCCAGGAGCACATTCGCCCCGGAGATATCATTATTCCGGATGGATTCATAGATCGCACAACCAAAAGAGCTCAAACTTTCTATGATGGTAATGAAATGCTTCTTGGTGTGTGCCATATTCCAATGGAACCAGCATTTTGTAAGCGCACACGGCAGGTCTTGATAGAAACGGCCAAGGAATTGGACATTGGAGTTCATGAAAATGGAACCGTAGTTACTATAGAAGGTCCAAGATTTTCAAGTAAAGCTGAAAGTAAAACTTTTCGTCAGTGGGGAGCTGACCTGGTGAATATGACACTGGTGCCGGAAGTAGTATTGGCTAAAGAAGCCGGACTTTGTTATGCCGCTATTGCGATGGCCACGGATTATGATTGCTGGAGGGAATGTGGCGAAAATGTCAACGTAGCTGATGTTTTGGCTACGTTCAAGAAGAATGTAACCAAAGTTACTGAATTGATAACCGCTGTCATTCCAAAAATTGCTGCTATTGACTGGAGTGATACCATCgatgaattgaaaaacacggtCAATGGCAGTATCATGCTACCTCATTCAAATTAG
- the LOC129751667 gene encoding RNA-binding protein spenito, whose amino-acid sequence MSSNRSADRDRITVKIRNMKRSASRDSPPRSKRRGSIGRYEGSPDDRISPDRMRRRVARSPSPRGGRYASPHRDEYSRSGRDGGSERYSYKEYDRHYYARSPGVPPPERRRAEHHPYDGYGPPPGRMHHPDFHPPMHHEYMPRGPPMHHHGPPHMHPGGPPHHHYMPRPYMPRPRFEKTDNKKDKFPNYLHHIQPEDDPLATRTLFAGNLEINISDDELRRIFGKYGIVEDIDIKRPPPGTGNAFAFVRYQTLDMAHRAKVELSGQYIGKFQCKIGYGKATPTTRIWVGGLGAWTSVTQLEREFDRFGAIKKIEYNKGDTQAFILYDSIDAATAAVKEMRGFPLGAPDRRIRIDFADNGTTPAFPKRGGGFEEGGEYRRGPDYEYPEGAAPYEDSYSYSGGRSGFRGRGGFRGRGGFRGGFHRDGAAHHRGSGADDWDRAPADGEYDSRRRSGSREPGIDRSRSRSPRRRSPADSDSDSSSRRTGMLSSARTLPEVARKCSTVWQGALILKSSLFPAKFHLTDGDSDIVDSLMKDEDGKHHLRITQRLRLDQPKLEDVQKRISTASSHAIFLGLPGSTSSVASSDDSSVQTRPLRNLVSYLKQKEAAGVISLLNKETEATGVLYSFPPCEFSTELLKRTCHNVTEEGLKEDHLVIVVVRGGTA is encoded by the exons ATGAGTAGTAACCGGTCAGCCGACAGAGATCGTATTACTGTGAAGATACGTAACATGAAACGTAGCGCATCGCGCGATTCTCCACCCAGATCCAAGAGACGTGGAAGCATCGGCCGTTACGAGGGCAGCCCAGACGATCGGATTTCCCCGGATAGGATGAGGCGTCGAGTCGCCCGGTCACCAAGCCCACGAGGTGGGCGGTATGCGTCCCCACATCGGGACGAGTACTCTCGCTCAGGCCGCGACGGAGGAAGCGAACGATATTCTTACAAG GAATATGATCGACACTATTACGCCCGTTCACCTGGAGTCCCGCCGCCGGAGAGACGTCGAGCTGAGCATCATCCTTATGACGGTTACGGTCCACCACCAGGGCGAATGCATCATCCAGATTTCCATCCTCCAATGCATCATGAATACATGCCACGTGGACCGCCGATGCATCATCATGGGCCGCCGCACATGCATCCGGGAGGTCCTCCACATCATCATTACATGCCTCGTCCTTACATGCCGCGACCACGGTTCGAGAAAACTGACAACAAAAAAGATAAGTTTCCCAATTATTTGCATCATATCCAGCCAGAGGACGATCCATTGGCTACAAGAACATTATTTGCtggaaatttagaaatcaatatttccgaTGACGAATTACGTCGTATTTTTGGAAAGTATGGTATCGTTGAAGATATCGATATCAAACGTCCACCACCTGGCACTGGTAATGCATTTGCTTTTGTTCGTTACCAGACACTGGATATGGCTCATCGCGCTAAAGTAGAGCTGTCAGGACAGTACATTGGTAAATTTCAGTGCAAGATCGGCTACGGAAAGGCCACTCCGACGACACGTATTTGGGTGGGCGGTCTTGGTGCATGGACTTCTGTAACCCAGTTGGAGCGTGAATTCGATAGATTTGGGGCAATTAAGAAGATCGAATACAACAAAGGAGATACTCAAGCTTTCATTTTATACGACTCTATTGATGCTGCCACAGCAGCCGTTAAAGAGATGCGAGGTTTTCCACTGGGAGCCCCAGACCGCCGTATTCGTATCGATTTTGCCGACAACGGAACAACGCCAGCGTTTCCTAAACGTGGTGGTGGTTTTGAAGAGGGTGGAGAATATCGCCGGGGTCCAGACTATGAATATCCAGAAGGTGCTGCACCGTATGAAGATTCTTACAGTTATAGCGGTGGACGTTCTGGTTTCCGTGGGCGTGGTGGTTTTCGTGGCCGTGGAGGTTTCCGTGGTGGTTTCCATCGTGATGGAGCAGCACATCATCGCGGATCTGGGGCTGATGATTGGGATCGTGCACCAGCGGATGGAGAATACGATTCACGCAGACGGTCTGGCTCACGCGAACCTGGGATTGATAGATCTCGTTCGCGTTCGCCTCGACGTCGCAGTCCTGCGGATTCTGACTCTGATTCTTCTTCTCGTAGAACGGGAATGCTTTCCAGTGCTCGTACTTTGCCAGAAGTTGCGCGTAAATGTTCCACTGTATGGCAAGGTGCTTTGATTCTGAAGAGTTCATTGTTTCCGGCCAAGTTTCATCTTACAGACGGTGACAGCGACATCGTAGATAGTCTCATGAAAGATGAAGACGGTAAACATCACCTTCGTATTACTCAGAGACTCCGTTTAGATCAACCCAAGTTGGAGGATGTTCAAAAGCGGATTTCCACTGCTTCATCGCATGCTATTTTCCTTGGATTACCCGGTTCGACATCTTCCGTTGCTTCTTCGGATGATTCTAGTGTTCAGACTCGTCCTCTTCGCAATCTGGTTTCGTATTTGAAGCAAAAGGAAGCGGCCGGAGTTATTTCGCTACTAAACAAAGAGACGGAAGCCACAGGAGTATTGTATTCCTTTCCTCCATGTGAATTTTCTACCGAATTGCTAAAACGCACCTGTCACAATGTAACCGAAGAAGGTCTGAAGGAAGATCACCTCGTTATAGTGGTGGTCCGGGGTGGAACTGCTTGA
- the LOC129754793 gene encoding transmembrane protein 18 yields the protein MVDSNYIEINEIKGFITFLQSIDWFDPWLIGLITFHICILSTTLMTRNCGNFQVFLFLILLLMVYFSESINEYAADNWRIFSKQQYFDDKGLFISIVFSVPILLNCMLMVGSWLYQSTQLMTRLKTAQLRQQIRQSNSRQRIRQERLE from the exons ATGGTTGATTCTAATTATAttgaaattaatgaaataaaagGATTTATCACTTTCCTACAAAGT attGACTGGTTCGATCCATGGCTAATCGGACTGATTACGTTTCATATTTGCATTTTGTCAACCACTCTCATGACTAGGAATTGTGGAAATTTTCAAGTATTCTTGTTCTTAATTTTGT TGTTGATGGTTTACTTCTCAGAAAGCATCAACGAGTACGCTGCTGACAACTGGAGGATCTTTTCAAAGCAGCAATACTTCGACGATAAGGGTTTGTTCATATCGATCGTATTTTCGGTACCAATTTTATTAAACTGTATGTTAATGGTG ggAAGTTGGTTGTACCAGTCAACCCAGCTAATGACCCGTTTGAAAACTGCCCAGTTAAGGCAACAAATACGACAATCTAATAGTCGCCAAAGGATACGACAGGAGAGATTAGAATGA
- the LOC129751666 gene encoding elongation factor Tu — MVSILPYITRTRALLRNFQKSSVFHKVLITAQTCEAPKVRWLSTKVSGDLPSNHCNVGTIGHVDHGKTTLTAAITKILSKEGRAAYIPYDQIDRAPEEKARGITINAAHIGYSTEKRHYAHTDCPGHADYVKNMISGASQMDGAILVVAATDGQMPQTREHLLLARQVGVDKIVVFINKADQVDNEVLELVEIELRELLTDFGFDGISSPVIIGSALQALRGDSSELGEPAIRKLLDAIDDYIPTPTRDITSPFLLPIDNAFTVPGRGTVVVGTIARGIIKKNDESELLGFDEQIKTTIGGVQVFKKDVGQAQAGDNIGALLRNVKITSVQRGMLLCAAGSERVSNHFESTIYLLAKNEGGRSKPLTSKYIQQLFSKTWNVPCRVDLVGQEMLMPGDHGSIRLTLLRQMVMSSGQSFTIRENGMTVATGLITKVLNPVDLPQKKLIKLQLEGL; from the exons ATGGTTTCCATATTACCATATATAACCCGTACGCGAGCCTTGTTGCGGAATTTCCAGAAATCGTCTGTGTTTCATAAAGTATTAATTACGGCTCAGACATGCGAAGCACCAAAAGTTAGATGGTTGAGCACAAAAGTGTCCGGGGATCTACCCTCGAATCATTGCAACGTGGGAACCATCGGGCATGTTGATCATGGTAAAACAACGTTGACGGCTGCTATCACCAAG attcttTCGAAAGAAGGGCGTGCAGCATACATACCCTATGATCAGATCGATCGAGCGCCCGAGGAAAAGGCTCGAGGAATTACGATCAATGCCGCCCATATCGGATACAGTACAGAAAAGAGACACTACGCTCACACGGACTGCCCGGGCCATGCCGATTACGTTAAAAATATGATATCGGGAGCCTCGCAAATGGATGGCGCTATTCTTGTGGTGGCAGCCACTGATGGCCAAATGCCGCAAACGCGAGAGCATTTGTTACTAGCCAGACAAGTTggagttgacaaaattgtcgtTTTTATCAACAAGGCAGATCAGGTGGACAACGAAGTCTTAGAATTGGTTGAGATTGAATTGAGGGAATTGCTTACCGATTTTGGCTTCGACGGTATATCTAGTCCTGTGATTATAGGTTCGGCTTTGCAAGCTCTTCGAGGTGATTCTTCGGAGTTGGGTGAACCCGCAATTCGAAAGCTTCTGGATGCTATCGATGACTACATTCCGACTCCAACACGTGATATCACTTCTCCGTTTCTTCTTCCGATTGACAACGCTTTCACGGTTCCTGGAAGAGGAACAGTTGTAGTGGGAACCATTGCACGAGGAATAATTAAGAAAAACGATGAATCCGAATTGTTAGGTTTCGATGAGCAAATTAAAACAACTATTGGAGGTGTTCAAGTATTCAAGAAAGACGTTGGCCAAGCTCAAGCAGGAGACAATATCGGTGCTCTCCtgagaaatgtaaaaataacaaGCGTTCAAAGAGGCATGCTGTTGTGTGCTGCTGGCAGCGAAAGAGTTTCGAACCACTTTGAGAGTACTATTTATTTGCTAGCCAAGAATGAAGGCGGTCGCTCGAAACCCTTAACGTCTAAATACATTCAACAGCTATTTAGCAAAACATGGAATGTGCCTTGTCGAGTTGATCTCGTAGGGCAGGAAATGCTGATGCCAGGCGATCACGGATCTATTCGATTAACATTACTCCGACAAATGGTGATGTCATCCGGGCAAAGTTTTACAATCCGAGAGAATGGCATGACTGTTGCTACAGGCCTTATCACCAAAGTTCTGAATCCCGTAGACTTACCCCAGAAAAAGCTTATCAAGCTTCAATTAGAAGGATTGTAA